The DNA segment GACATGATGATGGCATCGCGGAGATACTGGTAGCCCTTAATATGCGCTGGGATCCCGATCTCATGGAGCATCTGGGTCACGTCGGTCTCCAGGTTCTGCTCCATGTAGGCTGCTTTGTCCACGTAGGGCTGCACCTTCCGCTCCGGCGCCTGGAGTGACGAAGCGGCGCGGTTCCTGCTGTTTCCGACACGCCAGATTTTATCGAGGATCACGTCCCGGTTAAAGGGCTTCATGATATAGTAGTTTGCACCGAGACGGAAGGCGTCCTCTGTCACATACTGGCTGCTGGCGGCCGTTATCATGATAAAGGACGGGCTTCCCTTCATCTGCGTGTTGTTTTTTACTTTTTCCATCACAGAAATTCCATCCATTTTCGGCATGATCACATCCATCAGGACAATATCAGGATTTGTTCGCACGATCATGTTGTACGCATCTTCGCCATTGTCGGCCTTTCCTACTACGTGGATTCCTTCTTCTTTCTCTAGTATTTCATCAAGCAGCTTCAAGGTCTGTCTGCTGTCATCCGCAATCGCAATATTCAGTTCTGCCATAATTCTCCCTCCTGAACTGTCACAAAAAATGTTGCCTCGCTCCCGTTTTCCATTTTCTCCCAAAAGACGGGAACGTGTAGTTCAATTATAGTATCTTTGGGAACGGAGGCGCAATGTGATTCGGTCGCAAATTTCGACAGCGTGCGACAGTGTTTTGGATTGAGGGTTCAAAAAAATTTCACAATATTTTTGTAGACGATTTCGTCTGTTTATGGTATTTTATATTTGCAGACGGTTTCGTCTGTTTTTGCGGATGCAGTTAATTTTATCAGAAAGAAGTGGTTTTTTATGTGGATTACAGATATGTTAAAGCTGGCGGCAGCAATCATTTTTGCCTT comes from the Eubacteriaceae bacterium Marseille-Q4139 genome and includes:
- the spo0A gene encoding sporulation transcription factor Spo0A, whose amino-acid sequence is MAELNIAIADDSRQTLKLLDEILEKEEGIHVVGKADNGEDAYNMIVRTNPDIVLMDVIMPKMDGISVMEKVKNNTQMKGSPSFIMITAASSQYVTEDAFRLGANYYIMKPFNRDVILDKIWRVGNSRNRAASSLQAPERKVQPYVDKAAYMEQNLETDVTQMLHEIGIPAHIKGYQYLRDAIIMSVQDAEMLSSVTKILYPTIAKKHQTTPSRVERAIRHAIEVAWSRGKMDTINDLFGYTVSNGKGKPTNSEFVALIADKIRLDYKRI